The following proteins come from a genomic window of Gossypium raimondii isolate GPD5lz chromosome 5, ASM2569854v1, whole genome shotgun sequence:
- the LOC105765971 gene encoding probable terpene synthase 9, whose amino-acid sequence MEIYFWATGLSFEPQYAKCRICFTKYACLATVIDDIYDIYGSLEELECFTKAVTGWDVKAVQELPEYMRVMFSAISDFTNELAQQTLKDHGLDGLPYIKEQWVVLCRAHITEARWFYGGQTPTFDEYIKNAWISIGSLGGLVLLCFVEADSIVNQFPNCLKDFSQLFYWSSLITRFSDDLGTSKAEMERGDIPKAVQCYMIEKGVSEEKARNHVKELISNSWKKINEEIFDNRFPRVIVNLSKNMARTVKCMYQHGDGVRTSTGVTKDYIVSSILRPIPI is encoded by the exons ATGGAAATATATTTCTGGGCTACTGGTTTGAGCTTTGAGCCCCAATATGCCAAATGCAGGATTTGCTTCACTAAGTATGCATGCTTAGCAACTGTAATTGACGACATCTATGATATATATGGATCACTTGAAGAACTCGAATGTTTCACCAAAGCAGTCACCGG TTGGGATGTGAAGGCCGTCCAAGAACTTCCGGAATACATGAGAGTAATGTTCTCAGCCATTTCAGACTTTACTAATGAATTAGCCCAACAAACCTTGAAAGACCATGGCCTCGACGGTCTGCCCTACATCAAAGAACAG TGGGTTGTACTTTGCAGAGCTCATATCACGGAAGCCAGATGGTTTTATGGAGGTCAAACTCCCACTTTTgatgaatatattaaaaacgCATGGATTTCAATTGGAAGTCTTGGAGGGTTGGTTCTTCTTTGTTTTGTGGAGGCAGACTCCATTGTTAATCAATTTCCAAACTGTCTTAAggatttttctcaattattttaCTGGTCATCTCTCATTACTCGATTCAGTGATGATCTGGGTACTTCCAAG GCTGAGATGGAGAGAGGAGACATACCGAAAGCAGTGCAGTGTTACATGATTGAAAAAGGAGTATCAGAAGAAAAAGCACGAAATCATGTAAAAGAACTGATAAGCAATTCATGGAAGAAGATCAATGAAGAAATTTTCGATAATCGTTTCCCACGAGTTATTGTGAATTTATCTAAGAACATGGCTCGAACTGTGAAATGCATGTACCAGCATGGCGACGGAGTTCGGACATCAACCGGTGTCACTAAAGATTATATTGTTTCATCAATTCTTAGGCCTATTCCAATATAG